A genomic window from Herbiconiux aconitum includes:
- the nagA gene encoding N-acetylglucosamine-6-phosphate deacetylase, with protein sequence MSVLVHGGRKVDADGLIDDFWFLTAGDRILATGTGDGWRSRLSAETETVDANGFWLTPGFIDIHSHGGGGHSFDDGTESIRAALAMHRKHGTTRSVISLVANPVPSLLVGLETVASLADTDPLILGAHLEGPFLARNHRGAHNPDFLHSPTPDEVALMIARGRGHLVQITIAPELPGSLEAIDAFVAAGVVVAVGHTDADLELTKEAFARGATLLTHAFNAMPGIRHREPGPVVGAFDDPRVGLELIVDGFHVHPDVVKMAFLIAPQRIVMITDAMAAAGSVDGHYRLGTLNVSVADGRAMLSGTATIAGSTLTQDAALRWAVGSSAIDPVLAVGALTANPARAIRRDHELGYLRPGYAADAVLLDADWTVHSVMAAGRRL encoded by the coding sequence GTGAGCGTTCTCGTGCACGGCGGCCGCAAGGTCGATGCCGACGGCCTGATCGACGACTTCTGGTTTCTCACGGCGGGCGACCGCATCCTGGCCACCGGAACCGGTGACGGCTGGCGTTCACGGCTCTCGGCCGAGACCGAGACCGTCGACGCGAACGGCTTCTGGCTGACCCCGGGTTTCATCGACATCCACTCCCACGGCGGCGGCGGTCACTCCTTCGACGACGGCACGGAGTCCATCCGAGCTGCGCTCGCCATGCACCGCAAGCACGGCACCACCCGCTCGGTCATCTCCCTCGTCGCGAATCCGGTGCCGTCGCTCCTCGTCGGTCTCGAGACGGTGGCGAGTCTGGCCGACACCGATCCGCTCATCCTGGGCGCCCACCTGGAGGGCCCGTTCCTCGCCCGCAACCATCGCGGCGCGCACAACCCCGACTTCCTGCACTCCCCCACTCCCGACGAGGTCGCCCTGATGATCGCTCGCGGCCGTGGGCACCTGGTGCAGATCACCATCGCCCCCGAGCTGCCCGGTTCGCTCGAGGCCATCGACGCGTTCGTCGCAGCCGGCGTCGTCGTCGCGGTCGGCCACACGGATGCCGACCTCGAGCTCACCAAGGAGGCGTTCGCGCGGGGCGCCACCCTCCTCACGCACGCGTTCAATGCGATGCCCGGCATCCGGCACCGTGAGCCCGGACCGGTGGTCGGCGCGTTCGACGACCCGCGCGTGGGGCTCGAACTCATCGTCGACGGCTTCCACGTGCATCCGGATGTCGTGAAGATGGCCTTCTTGATCGCCCCCCAGCGCATCGTGATGATCACGGATGCGATGGCCGCGGCCGGCTCCGTCGACGGCCACTACCGCCTCGGCACTCTGAACGTGAGCGTCGCCGACGGGCGCGCGATGCTCTCCGGAACGGCGACGATCGCCGGGTCGACACTCACCCAAGACGCGGCGTTGCGCTGGGCCGTCGGGTCGTCGGCGATCGATCCGGTGCTGGCCGTCGGGGCGCTCACTGCGAATCCGGCGCGCGCCATCCGCCGCGATCACGAGCTCGGCTACCTGCGGCCCGGCTATGCGGCCGATGCTGTGCTGCTCGACGCCGACTGGACGGTGCACTCCGTCATGGCAGCCGGCCGCCGTCTCTGA
- a CDS encoding YrdB family protein, with protein sequence MPEEPPDSRLGVNDFVRFLLELFAFFTFGFWGFVAWPFPWNIAFGVATPLFAIVVWALFRSPRAVIHIDAFGKALVEIVIMGSAALAWLMLDQPVIAVVFGVLAAISGVIAGRKEFR encoded by the coding sequence GTGCCTGAAGAACCCCCCGACAGCCGACTCGGCGTCAATGATTTCGTCCGTTTCCTGCTCGAGCTGTTCGCATTCTTCACCTTCGGCTTCTGGGGTTTCGTGGCCTGGCCGTTCCCGTGGAACATCGCGTTCGGCGTCGCGACCCCGTTGTTCGCGATCGTCGTGTGGGCTCTCTTCCGCTCCCCCAGGGCCGTCATCCACATCGATGCCTTCGGCAAGGCGCTCGTGGAGATCGTCATCATGGGCTCGGCAGCGCTGGCCTGGTTGATGCTCGACCAGCCCGTCATCGCCGTGGTCTTCGGCGTGCTCGCCGCCATCTCGGGTGTCATCGCGGGCCGCAAGGAGTTCCGGTGA
- a CDS encoding ROK family transcriptional regulator: MTATPTSNKGFAHGRALRPSSKVLPEHARGHNRSLVLQSLYRSGRRSRADIARETGLTRVTVSALVAELIADGLVVELGQREETRPGKPATLLDLDRSAFVIVGLDLSEHSTFSGALLDLDGAISARAEVALAGSTGDAAVEKVVALAQQLVDQATVPILGIGVGSPGVVDLGGVVLSAPNLGWNGMPLQSILNARFGLPVLVANDANAAVLAEHSFGGADSDAMLITIGHGVGAGLLLGGTPLFGSRFAAGEIGHVVVGTDGGAVCACGKRGCLETWLSIPNLIERLEGEDDAARTAALREAGQRLGIALAPVVGALDLSEIILSGPTELLDGPLMAATVETLRSRTMAEFHGALTLRMTTLGQDIVLRGAAVMVLSGQLGVS, encoded by the coding sequence ATGACAGCGACACCGACGTCGAACAAGGGCTTCGCACACGGAAGAGCCCTTCGACCGAGTTCGAAGGTGCTGCCCGAACACGCTCGCGGTCACAACCGTTCGCTGGTGCTGCAGTCCCTCTACCGCTCAGGCCGACGCAGTCGCGCCGATATCGCCCGCGAGACCGGTCTCACCCGGGTGACCGTGAGTGCCCTGGTCGCCGAGCTCATCGCCGACGGCCTCGTGGTCGAACTCGGCCAGCGCGAAGAGACCCGGCCCGGCAAGCCCGCCACCCTGCTCGATCTCGACCGCAGCGCGTTCGTGATCGTGGGCCTCGACCTTTCCGAGCACTCCACCTTCTCGGGCGCGCTGCTCGATCTCGACGGCGCCATCAGCGCCCGGGCGGAGGTCGCCCTCGCGGGCAGCACCGGCGACGCCGCGGTCGAGAAGGTCGTCGCTCTCGCGCAACAGCTGGTCGACCAGGCGACCGTGCCGATCCTCGGCATCGGCGTCGGTTCGCCCGGTGTGGTCGACCTCGGCGGCGTGGTGCTCAGCGCCCCGAACCTGGGCTGGAACGGGATGCCCCTGCAGAGCATCCTGAACGCCCGCTTCGGTCTTCCGGTGCTCGTCGCCAACGATGCGAACGCCGCCGTGCTCGCCGAGCACAGCTTCGGCGGCGCCGACAGCGACGCCATGCTGATCACGATCGGTCACGGTGTGGGCGCGGGCTTGCTGCTCGGCGGCACCCCGCTCTTCGGCAGCCGATTCGCCGCGGGCGAGATCGGCCACGTCGTGGTCGGCACCGACGGGGGAGCGGTGTGTGCCTGCGGCAAGCGCGGCTGCCTCGAGACCTGGCTGAGCATCCCGAACCTGATCGAACGCCTCGAGGGCGAGGATGACGCCGCGCGAACGGCCGCTCTCCGGGAAGCGGGCCAGCGGCTCGGCATCGCCCTCGCACCGGTGGTGGGGGCTCTCGACCTCAGCGAGATCATCCTGAGCGGCCCCACCGAACTCCTCGACGGACCGCTGATGGCGGCCACCGTCGAGACCCTGCGCAGTCGCACCATGGCCGAATTCCATGGCGCGCTCACACTGCGCATGACGACGCTCGGGCAGGACATCGTTCTGCGCGGAGCGGCCGTCATGGTCCTCTCGGGCCAGCTCGGGGTCTCCTAG